The segment CCAGGGGCGTTAAAAGTGCTATCCCAAGAACGATATAGGACAAATGTCCAACCGTTGAGTATGCCAGCCGACGTTTTAAATTATCCTGGGCAAAAGCGAGTAGCGATGCGAGAATTATCGTTGCTCCGGCCAAGACAATTAGAATATCGTTTAGGCCGTAAGATGCCATGACATCGGTGCCAAAGACATATCCAACAACACGAGTAACTGCAAACACACCGGATTTAACAACGGCCACCGCGTGCAGAAGAGCACTCACCGGGGTAGGAGCAGCCATTGCAGCCGGCAACCAGCTATGAAGCGGCATGATGCCTGCCTTCACTCCCACACCACCTAAAAACAGGATAAAGATGATCAGCATGGTTGTGTGAGAAACATTGGCGTCAGCGAAAATTCCGCCCGGATTAAACTCGATAGAACCAGTGTAGTAGTATGTGAGTCCGGCTGCAGCAATCAGCAAAAGTCCTGCGGTCAGTGTGTATGATAAATACTTTCGTCCCGCATTGATCGCTTTTTTAGTTTCCTTGTGAATAACAAGGGGGTAGGTAGCCAGTGTCAGCATTTCATAGAAGACGATAAATGTCAGTAGGTTGGCGGAAAACGCAATACCAATGGTGGCTGACAAACAGACGGCAAAACTCGCAAAATATCGTGTCTGTTTTTTCTCACCGGCACCCCGCATATAACCAATCGAATAAAAAGAAGTAAAGATCCACAATCCCGATGCGATGATAGCAAAGAAGACTCCAAGCGGGTCAGCATTGAGAGCAAACGGCATTCCGGGAGCCAGATCAAATAGGTGAAGCTCAACGGTTTGTCCGGCAATGGCACCGGGCAGAAGTGATAATACCAAACCGAATTTTATGATTCCTGCAAGGATCGTCCAGCCTTCGCGAAGGTTAGGCTTCGACGAAC is part of the Balneolaceae bacterium genome and harbors:
- a CDS encoding monovalent cation/H+ antiporter subunit D family protein, whose protein sequence is MANSIVPLLAILISLAAVPLILFSSSKPNLREGWTILAGIIKFGLVLSLLPGAIAGQTVELHLFDLAPGMPFALNADPLGVFFAIIASGLWIFTSFYSIGYMRGAGEKKQTRYFASFAVCLSATIGIAFSANLLTFIVFYEMLTLATYPLVIHKETKKAINAGRKYLSYTLTAGLLLIAAAGLTYYYTGSIEFNPGGIFADANVSHTTMLIIFILFLGGVGVKAGIMPLHSWLPAAMAAPTPVSALLHAVAVVKSGVFAVTRVVGYVFGTDVMASYGLNDILIVLAGATIILASLLAFAQDNLKRRLAYSTVGHLSYIVLGIALLTPLGMQGGIMHIAAHATMKITLFFCAGAIYVNLHRENISQLNGIAKVMPWTMAAFTIGSMGLAGVPPLNGFVSKWFLAMGSLQGDMVLPLIILIISGLLNVGYFFPIIQRAYFRKGEGLEKYGEASPFMVVPLFGTAVLSILFGLFPNLFFSFFDLATSIAGSLFAGG